Proteins encoded together in one Solanum lycopersicum chromosome 7, SLM_r2.1 window:
- the LOC101265748 gene encoding IQ domain-containing protein IQM4-like isoform X2 gives MTVIRTNSFKGTESETITKPKKNSINVTNCEPLKLMLHTTLSFKNLVQVQDSVVALPEPALMFSPRPVCELDAAAVKLQKVYKSYRTRRNLADCAVVVEELWWKALDFAALKRSSVSFFNVEKPETAVSRWARARTRAAKVGKGLSKDEKAQKLALQHWLEAIDPRHRYGHNLHFYYDLWFLSESSQPFFYWLDVGDGKEINLEKCPRTKLHHQCIKYLGPERESYEVVIENGKLVYKQSGVSVKSVEGSKSIFVLSTTRTLYVGQKQKGTFQHSSFLSGGAITAAGRLVAHSGILEAIWPYSGHYHPTEENFKEFISFLEEHKVDLTNVKRCAVDDDNLSEASNSQPSVDLSIAKESEERNTSESKKPEDVIINKKAQTFSFSKHLSSKWTSGTGPRIGCVRDYPTELQFRALEQVNLSPRVVNGDFNFSSPIPSPRPSPNIRLSPRIAHMGLPSPRTPISVPN, from the exons ATGACAGTGATAAGAACAAACAGTTTTAAAGGAACAGAGTCAGAAACTATCACGAAGCCGAAGAAGAATTCGATAAATGTAACAAATTGCGAGCCTTTAAAACTTATGCTACACACAACATTGTCATTCAAAAATCTGGTTCAAGTTCAAGATTCTGTTGTGGCCCTTCCTGAACCTGCTCTCATGTTTTCACCCCGACCTGTTTGTGAACTCGATGCTGCAGCTGTTAAGCTTCAAAAAGTATACAAGAGTTACAGGACTAGAAGAAATCTAGCTGATTGTGCTGTTGTTGTAGAAGAATTATG GTGGAAGGCATTAGATTTTGCAGCTTTGAAGAGAAGTTCTGTTTCATTTTTCAACGTTGAAAAGCCCGAAACTGCTGTTTCTCGATGGGCTAGAGCACGTACAAGAGCTGCTAAGGTTGGAAAAGGATTGTCCAAAGATGAAAAAGCTCAAAAATTGGCTCTGCAGCATTGGCTAGAAGCT ATTGATCCACGACATCGTTATGGCCACAACTTGCACTTCTATTATGATTTGTGGTTTTTGAGCGAAAGCTCTCAGCCTTTCTTCTACTG GTTGGACGTTGGAGATGGGAAAGAAATAAACCTCGAGAAATGTCCAAGGACAAAATTGCACCATCAATGCATCAAGTATCTCGGACCA GAGCGGGAATCATATGAAGTAGTCATTGAGAATGGGAAGCTTGTATATAAACAAAGTGGTGTATCAGTTAAGTCAGTAGAGGGTTCCAAGTCGATATTTGTTCTTAGCACAACAAGGACATTGTATGTAGGACAGAAGCAAAAGGGCACATTTCAACATTCGAGTTTCCTATCAGGTGGTGCTATCACAGCAGCTGGAAGACTAGTTGCTCATTCTGGAATTCTGGAG GCTATTTGGCCATACAGTGGTCACTATCACCCAACTGAAGAGAACTTCAAGGAGTTCATAAGCTTTCTTGAAGAACACAAAGTTGATCTTACAAATGTTAAG AGATGTGCAGTTGATGACGACAATCTCTCAGAGGCATCAAACAGCCAACCATCTGTTGATCTTTCAATTGCTAAAGAATCTGAAGAAAGAAACACATCAGAATCCAAGAAACCAGAGGATGTCATCATCAATAAGAAAGCACAAACATTTAGCTTCTCCAAACATTTGTCAAGCAAATGGACAAGTGGAACTGGACCTCGTATTGGCTGTGTTAGGGATTACCCTACAGAACTACAATTCCGAGCACTTGAACAAGTTAATTTGTCGCCTCGGGTGGTCAATGGAGATTTCAACTTCTCTAGTCCAATCCCCTCACCAAGGCCAAGCCCAAACATTAGGCTATCACCTAGGATTGCACATATGGGACTACCGAGTCCCCGGACACCAATTTCTGTGCCTAACTAA
- the LOC101265748 gene encoding IQ domain-containing protein IQM4-like isoform X1 yields the protein MTVIRTNSFKGTESETITKPKKNSINVTNCEPLKLMLHTTLSFKNLVQVQDSVVALPEPALMFSPRPVCELDAAAVKLQKVYKSYRTRRNLADCAVVVEELWWKALDFAALKRSSVSFFNVEKPETAVSRWARARTRAAKVGKGLSKDEKAQKLALQHWLEAIDPRHRYGHNLHFYYDLWFLSESSQPFFYWLDVGDGKEINLEKCPRTKLHHQCIKYLGPKERESYEVVIENGKLVYKQSGVSVKSVEGSKSIFVLSTTRTLYVGQKQKGTFQHSSFLSGGAITAAGRLVAHSGILEAIWPYSGHYHPTEENFKEFISFLEEHKVDLTNVKRCAVDDDNLSEASNSQPSVDLSIAKESEERNTSESKKPEDVIINKKAQTFSFSKHLSSKWTSGTGPRIGCVRDYPTELQFRALEQVNLSPRVVNGDFNFSSPIPSPRPSPNIRLSPRIAHMGLPSPRTPISVPN from the exons ATGACAGTGATAAGAACAAACAGTTTTAAAGGAACAGAGTCAGAAACTATCACGAAGCCGAAGAAGAATTCGATAAATGTAACAAATTGCGAGCCTTTAAAACTTATGCTACACACAACATTGTCATTCAAAAATCTGGTTCAAGTTCAAGATTCTGTTGTGGCCCTTCCTGAACCTGCTCTCATGTTTTCACCCCGACCTGTTTGTGAACTCGATGCTGCAGCTGTTAAGCTTCAAAAAGTATACAAGAGTTACAGGACTAGAAGAAATCTAGCTGATTGTGCTGTTGTTGTAGAAGAATTATG GTGGAAGGCATTAGATTTTGCAGCTTTGAAGAGAAGTTCTGTTTCATTTTTCAACGTTGAAAAGCCCGAAACTGCTGTTTCTCGATGGGCTAGAGCACGTACAAGAGCTGCTAAGGTTGGAAAAGGATTGTCCAAAGATGAAAAAGCTCAAAAATTGGCTCTGCAGCATTGGCTAGAAGCT ATTGATCCACGACATCGTTATGGCCACAACTTGCACTTCTATTATGATTTGTGGTTTTTGAGCGAAAGCTCTCAGCCTTTCTTCTACTG GTTGGACGTTGGAGATGGGAAAGAAATAAACCTCGAGAAATGTCCAAGGACAAAATTGCACCATCAATGCATCAAGTATCTCGGACCA AAGGAGCGGGAATCATATGAAGTAGTCATTGAGAATGGGAAGCTTGTATATAAACAAAGTGGTGTATCAGTTAAGTCAGTAGAGGGTTCCAAGTCGATATTTGTTCTTAGCACAACAAGGACATTGTATGTAGGACAGAAGCAAAAGGGCACATTTCAACATTCGAGTTTCCTATCAGGTGGTGCTATCACAGCAGCTGGAAGACTAGTTGCTCATTCTGGAATTCTGGAG GCTATTTGGCCATACAGTGGTCACTATCACCCAACTGAAGAGAACTTCAAGGAGTTCATAAGCTTTCTTGAAGAACACAAAGTTGATCTTACAAATGTTAAG AGATGTGCAGTTGATGACGACAATCTCTCAGAGGCATCAAACAGCCAACCATCTGTTGATCTTTCAATTGCTAAAGAATCTGAAGAAAGAAACACATCAGAATCCAAGAAACCAGAGGATGTCATCATCAATAAGAAAGCACAAACATTTAGCTTCTCCAAACATTTGTCAAGCAAATGGACAAGTGGAACTGGACCTCGTATTGGCTGTGTTAGGGATTACCCTACAGAACTACAATTCCGAGCACTTGAACAAGTTAATTTGTCGCCTCGGGTGGTCAATGGAGATTTCAACTTCTCTAGTCCAATCCCCTCACCAAGGCCAAGCCCAAACATTAGGCTATCACCTAGGATTGCACATATGGGACTACCGAGTCCCCGGACACCAATTTCTGTGCCTAACTAA